One Anopheles marshallii chromosome 3, idAnoMarsDA_429_01, whole genome shotgun sequence genomic region harbors:
- the LOC128715433 gene encoding uncharacterized protein LOC128715433, with protein sequence MYSSSTMLKYLTLASVIATALCASAGVRGAAKHEPSGGELSVLQKVYDDCQDKQDFTGCLKGKALTAISRAIDMESIPLLDGIALVKQDKAENVTVPLLSDARSMSGLSNIDRSLLDKVEQFLRTHVVRFDMRQQEGARGNKQNKHHRYLIAAFLTAMGIAGPIGLKALAAIAGKALVISKVALTIAGILALKKIFAHDHHEETSFQVHASGHDNRRTAYVMRPSKVAAPASVDPYRYYYEQQQQQPQQQYAAQM encoded by the exons ATGTACAGCAGTAGCACGATGTTGAAGTATCTGACGCTTGCCTCAGTCATCGCCACGGCCCTCTGCGCCAGTGCCGGTGTTCGCGGTGCTGCAAAACACGAACCGAGCGGAGGCGAGCTGAGCGTGCTGCAGAAGGTGTACGATGATTGCCAGGATAAGCAGGATTTCACCGGCTGTCTCAAGGGCAAGGCCTTGACCGCCATCTCCCGTGCTATTGATATG GAATCCATCCCACTGCTCGATGGAATCGCCCTGGTGAAGCAGGATAAGGCCGAAAACGTGACCGTACCGCTGCTGAGCGATGCCCGCTCGATGAGCGGCCTGAGCAACATCGATCGTTCCCTGCTGGACAAGGTGGAGCAGTTCCTGCGCACCCACGTCGTGCGCTTCGACATGCGCCAACAGGAGGGAGCACGTGGCAACAAGCAGAACAAGCACCATCGCTATCTGATCGCTGCCTTCCTGACCGCCATGGGCATTGCTGGCCCGATCGGTCTGAAGGCGCTCGCTGCCATCGCCGGTAAGGCACTCGTCATCTCGAAGGTGGCCCTCACCATCGCCGGTATTCTGGCGCTGAAGAAAATCTTCGCCCACGATCACCACGAGGAGACGAGCTTCCAGGTGCACGCATCCGGACACGATAACCG ACGAACTGCCTACGTGATGCGCCCGTCGAAGGTGGCCGCCCCGGCCAGCGTTGACCCCTACCGGTACTActacgagcagcagcagcagcagcctcaGCAGCAGTACGCTGCCCAGATGTAA